The proteins below are encoded in one region of Hordeum vulgare subsp. vulgare chromosome 3H, MorexV3_pseudomolecules_assembly, whole genome shotgun sequence:
- the LOC123444211 gene encoding protein PLASTID TRANSCRIPTIONALLY ACTIVE 16, chloroplastic, which translates to MPPALTSNPPSFRPLSSPLRRRAPSFLCRVGGGKPGADEEAKKNPFFVDFSGKFTDAKSLIPAFPSPGTGSLFAGGRGKKDQQTVFVAGATGQTGVRIAQTLLRQGFAVRAGVPDLESAQELARLAAAYRLISPAEARRLNAVKSDFDDTEAIAKSIGPAAKVVITVGPVEKGLEGGPVTTEDALRVVQAADLAGVAHVVVVYDEGAGGVNGASTNSVLNGFTSFFSNLFSRAQTLPLSEFLAKVVETDVNYTLVKASLTEDYDPESSYGLVLAKEGSSSTATSSTDTGKVSKLQIASLVADVFSNIEIAENKVVEVSTSSLGTSKPTVEALTAIPEDIRRKEYQEAAANARAQEEALASQRAADAQEPTSKLKTEGKDTTSEEAVTSTVNEAQASLENLLTRAKGLKLSTDFSWDKFSTQLAAAGAAARGSDEEEPRAQIATVRGQAKAKKLAPQRAVVKPVAQKVKQATMQPAPKKEVRPVFGGLFKQETIFVDED; encoded by the exons ATGCCGCCCGCGCTCACCTCCAACCCCCCTTCCTTCCGCCCCTTATCCTCACCACTCCGGCGCCGCGCCCCATCCTTTCTCTGCCGCGTCGGCGGCGGCAAGCCTGGGGCCGATGAGGAGGCCAAGAAGAATCCCTTCTTTGTCGACTTCAGCGGCAAGTTTAcggacgccaagtcactgataccGGCCTTCCCCTCGCCGGGAACAGGCTCGCTGTTTGCTGGTGGGAGGGGAAAGAAGGACCAACAGACGGTGTTCGTCGCGGGCGCCACGGGGCAGACGGGTGTCCGCATTGCACAGACGCTGCTGCGGCAAGGTTTCGCCGTGCGCGCCGGGGTTCCAGACCTCGAGTCGGCGCAGGAGTTGGCCCGGCTTGCCGCCGCGTACAGACTCATTTCACCCGCGGAGGCACGCCGGCTCAACGCGGTGAAGTCGGATTTCGATGACACTGAGGCGATTGCCAAGTCCATCGGCCCAGCGGCCAAGGTGGTGATCACAGTCGGCCCGGTCGAGAAGGGATTAGAGGGCGGACCGGTCACTACCGAAGATGCGCTCCGGGTAGTGCAGGCTGCGGATCTCGCCGGCGTGGCACATGTCGTGGTGGTTTACGACGAGGGCGCCGGTGGCGTCAATGGAGCTTCCACGAACAGTGTGCTTAATGGGTTCACGTCTTTTTTCTCGAACCTGTTCTCCCGCGCGCAGACTCTGCCGCTAAGTGAATTTTTGGCCAAGGTGGTGGAGACCGATGTCAACTACACGCTAGTCAAGGCGTCACTCACTGAGGACTACGACCCTGAGAGCTCATATGGGCTGGTCCTGGCCAAAGAGGGTTCGTCCAGCACGGCGACTTCCTCCACCGACACTGGCAAG GTGTCCAAGTTGCAGATTGCTTCCCTTGTGGCTGATGTTTTCTCCAACATTGAGATCGCAGAGAACAAG GTTGTGGAAGTTTCAACTAGCTCCTTGGGAACATCCAAGCCCACAGTGGAGGCACTGAC AGCTATTCCCGAGGACATTAGAAGAAAAGAGTACCAAGAAGCTGCTGCAAATGCGAGGGCACAAGAGGAAGCCCTGGCCTCCCAGCGAGCTGCTGATGCACAAGAACCCACCAGTAAGCTCAAAACCGAAGGGAAGGATACGACTTCAGAAGAGGCAGTCACAAGTACGGTGAACGAGGCGCAGGCCTCACTGGAGAACCTTCTGACCAGAGCCAAAGGGCTTAAGCTTAGCACTGATTTCTCCTGGGACAAGTTCAGCACACAGCTGGCAGCCGCAGGAGCGGCTGCACGGGGCTCGGACGAGGAGGAACCAAGAGCCCAGATCGCCACGGTGAGAGGCCAGGCCAAGGCCAAGAAGCTGGCACCGCAGAGGGCCGTCGTGAAGCCGGTGGCACAGAAGGTGAAGCAGGCAACAATGCAGCCGGCTCCCAAGAAGGAGGTGAGGCCCGTGTTTGGTGGGCTATTCAAGCAAGAGACTATCTTTGTGGACGAGGACTGA